A single region of the Streptomyces sp. NBC_00236 genome encodes:
- a CDS encoding LLM class F420-dependent oxidoreductase has protein sequence MRLGINLGYWGAGMDGDNLAVAQEADRLGYDVCWAAEAYGSDAPTVLSWVAAQTESIDVGSAIMQIPARQPAMTAMTAATLDSLSGGRFRLGLGVSGPQVSEGWYGVKFDKPLARTREYVEIVRKAMARERLSYEGQHWTLPLPGGPGKPIKLTVHPEREHIPLYIAAIGPKNLEQTGEIADGALLIFPSAEHLEDTAMRYLRAGREKAGKTMDGFDVCPTLPLAVGDDVKGLADMFRPYTALYVGGMGSAKQNFYNQLAQRMGYEKEAAEIQEKYLSGDKAGAAAAVPHQLIDQTTLLGSVERIADRMQAYAAAGVTTLTLAPAGFTLDERLAALRAGTDALERSGLA, from the coding sequence ATGCGGCTCGGCATCAATCTCGGTTACTGGGGCGCGGGAATGGACGGCGACAACCTCGCCGTCGCGCAGGAGGCCGACCGGCTCGGCTACGACGTCTGCTGGGCGGCCGAGGCCTACGGCTCCGACGCGCCGACCGTGCTGTCCTGGGTCGCCGCACAGACGGAGTCCATCGACGTGGGCTCCGCGATCATGCAGATCCCGGCCCGCCAGCCCGCCATGACGGCCATGACCGCGGCCACGCTCGACTCGCTCTCCGGCGGCCGCTTCCGCCTCGGCCTCGGCGTGTCCGGGCCGCAGGTCTCGGAGGGCTGGTACGGCGTCAAGTTCGACAAGCCGCTCGCCCGCACCCGGGAGTACGTCGAGATCGTCCGCAAGGCGATGGCCCGCGAGCGGCTCTCGTACGAGGGGCAGCACTGGACGCTCCCGCTGCCCGGCGGCCCCGGGAAGCCGATCAAGCTGACCGTGCACCCCGAGCGCGAGCACATCCCGCTCTACATCGCCGCGATCGGGCCGAAGAACCTGGAGCAGACCGGCGAGATCGCCGACGGCGCCCTGTTGATCTTCCCGTCCGCGGAGCATCTGGAAGACACCGCGATGCGGTACCTGCGGGCCGGGCGGGAGAAGGCCGGCAAGACCATGGACGGCTTCGACGTCTGCCCGACGCTGCCGCTCGCCGTGGGCGACGACGTCAAGGGCCTCGCCGACATGTTCCGGCCGTACACCGCGCTGTACGTCGGCGGCATGGGCAGCGCCAAGCAGAACTTCTACAACCAGCTCGCCCAGCGCATGGGGTACGAGAAGGAGGCCGCCGAGATCCAGGAGAAGTACCTGTCCGGCGACAAGGCCGGCGCCGCCGCAGCCGTACCGCACCAGCTGATCGACCAGACCACGCTGCTGGGATCGGTGGAGCGGATCGCCGACCGGATGCAGGCCTACGCGGCAGCCGGTGTCACGACCCTGACCCTGGCCCCCGCGGGCTTCACGCTCGACGAGCGGCTCGCCGCCCTGCGGGCCGGCACGGACGCGCTGGAGCGCTCCGGACTCGCCTGA
- a CDS encoding NPCBM/NEW2 domain-containing protein, translating to MQSSTRIRGAVVAALLGLLAAVSGPGSAQAADPAEPAGTTVGDLTGFTADGPVYRLSAGAAKARVSFVSEETFRIELAPDGTFEDPAGDAIVLPQGTPPRTRWKERSDRYDLSTGDVTLRVYKSPLRFALYRADGSLVWSEAKGIGWDDEKTTQTLARGADEQFYGAGMQNGRGNTSHRDKTVEVGVDYNWDDGGHPNSVPFYLSSAGYGVFRNTFAPGTYAFTDPVTTTEQERRFDAYYFAGDNAKDVIGQYTKLTGKPFMPPVYGLEMGDSDCYLHNANRGERRTLDALKVADGYVENDMPNGWMLVNDGYGCGYEDLAETAKGLQDRDMELGLWTEDGIDKIADQVKAGQRVAKLDVAWVGEGYKFALDGCKDAYKGIEDNSDARGFTYAPESWSGAQRCGVQWSGDQYGTWDYIRWQIPTYAGATMSGLAYTTGDVDGIFGGSAKTYTRDLQWKMFLGTTMTMDGWAASDKQPFRYGEPYTSVNRDYLKLKESLLPYQYSYAHEATKTGVGMVRPLALEYPDDPKAATDAAKYEFMSGEDFLVAPVYEDSTERDGIYLPKGTWTDYWSGRTYEGPVTVDDYDAPLDTLPLFVKGGASVPMWPGIRSYKDRTATSPLAWDIYPQGRSSFTLYEDDGVTRQHRDGAYATQRADVGAPARGAGDVTVNIGESKGTFEGKQSSRPYEFSVHTGSEPSAVKLTGKLPRLESAAAYASAKQGWWYDRDDRGGVVKIRTAPLSTDKKFSVKLENTSAVGGRDASATAGLSMPQGQEIGAGARDTVAVDVTAGTADVTDAVVSLDVPEGWQTTPAAPVDRIPAGTTRRVEVQVAPAKDAEAGETRITALTRYRSAGESRTAVRRFATAVMPAPPTGEAWASDLEWLTSSNGYGPAERDRSNGESGAADGHPLTLAGKVYEKGIGTHADSDIEVYLGGHCSKFTAEAGIDDEINGYGEVAFSVEADGKVLWTSPKVTGASATVPVDVPLDGARHVRLKVTDTNGSKTGDHGDWGAARFVCS from the coding sequence ATGCAATCATCAACGCGCATCAGAGGGGCAGTAGTTGCAGCGCTGCTGGGGCTGCTCGCCGCGGTCTCGGGACCGGGCAGCGCACAGGCGGCCGACCCGGCCGAACCCGCAGGCACGACGGTCGGTGACCTCACCGGCTTCACCGCCGACGGGCCGGTGTACCGGCTGAGTGCGGGGGCGGCGAAGGCCCGTGTCAGCTTCGTGTCCGAGGAGACCTTCCGTATCGAACTGGCCCCCGACGGCACCTTCGAGGACCCCGCCGGCGATGCCATCGTCCTGCCGCAGGGCACACCGCCCCGCACCCGCTGGAAGGAGCGGAGCGACCGCTACGACCTCTCCACGGGCGATGTCACCCTGCGTGTCTACAAGTCGCCTCTGCGGTTCGCCCTGTACCGGGCCGACGGCAGCCTGGTCTGGTCCGAGGCGAAGGGGATCGGCTGGGACGACGAGAAGACCACCCAGACCCTGGCCCGCGGCGCCGACGAGCAGTTCTACGGCGCCGGCATGCAGAACGGCCGCGGCAACACCTCGCACCGGGACAAGACCGTCGAGGTCGGCGTCGACTACAACTGGGACGACGGCGGGCACCCCAACTCGGTGCCGTTCTACCTCTCGTCGGCCGGCTACGGCGTCTTCCGCAACACCTTCGCACCGGGCACCTACGCCTTCACCGACCCGGTGACCACCACCGAGCAGGAGCGGCGCTTCGACGCCTACTACTTCGCGGGTGACAACGCCAAGGACGTCATCGGCCAGTACACGAAGCTGACCGGCAAGCCGTTCATGCCCCCGGTCTACGGACTGGAGATGGGCGACTCCGACTGTTACCTGCACAACGCCAACCGGGGCGAGCGACGCACCCTGGACGCGCTGAAGGTGGCCGACGGCTACGTCGAGAACGACATGCCGAACGGCTGGATGCTCGTCAACGACGGCTACGGCTGCGGCTACGAGGACCTCGCCGAGACGGCGAAGGGTCTGCAGGACCGCGACATGGAGCTCGGGCTGTGGACCGAGGACGGCATCGACAAGATCGCCGACCAGGTCAAGGCCGGTCAGCGCGTGGCCAAGCTGGACGTGGCCTGGGTCGGCGAGGGCTACAAGTTCGCGCTGGACGGCTGCAAGGACGCGTACAAGGGCATCGAGGACAACAGCGACGCCCGCGGCTTCACCTACGCCCCCGAGAGCTGGTCGGGCGCGCAGCGCTGCGGTGTCCAGTGGTCCGGGGACCAGTACGGCACCTGGGACTACATCCGCTGGCAGATCCCGACCTACGCGGGCGCCACGATGTCCGGCCTCGCCTACACCACGGGCGACGTCGACGGCATCTTCGGCGGCAGCGCCAAGACGTACACCCGCGACCTCCAGTGGAAGATGTTCCTGGGGACCACGATGACCATGGACGGCTGGGCGGCCAGCGACAAGCAGCCCTTCCGCTACGGGGAGCCGTACACCTCCGTCAACCGCGACTACCTGAAGCTCAAGGAATCGCTGCTGCCCTACCAGTACTCCTACGCCCACGAGGCGACGAAGACAGGCGTCGGCATGGTCCGCCCGCTGGCGCTGGAGTACCCGGACGACCCGAAGGCGGCGACGGACGCGGCGAAGTACGAGTTCATGTCCGGCGAGGACTTCCTCGTCGCCCCGGTCTACGAGGACAGCACCGAGCGCGACGGCATCTATCTGCCCAAGGGCACCTGGACCGACTACTGGAGCGGACGGACGTACGAGGGGCCGGTCACGGTCGACGACTACGACGCCCCGCTCGACACGCTGCCGCTGTTCGTCAAGGGCGGTGCCAGTGTGCCGATGTGGCCCGGCATCCGCTCGTACAAGGACCGCACCGCCACCTCCCCGCTCGCCTGGGACATCTACCCGCAGGGCCGTTCCTCCTTCACGCTGTACGAGGACGACGGGGTGACCCGGCAGCACCGCGACGGCGCGTACGCCACCCAGCGGGCCGACGTCGGCGCACCGGCCAGGGGCGCGGGCGACGTCACCGTGAACATTGGTGAGAGCAAGGGGACGTTCGAGGGCAAGCAGAGCAGCCGCCCGTACGAGTTCAGCGTGCACACCGGCTCCGAACCGAGCGCGGTGAAGCTCACCGGCAAGCTGCCCCGGCTGGAATCGGCCGCCGCCTACGCCTCGGCGAAGCAGGGCTGGTGGTACGACCGCGACGACCGCGGCGGCGTGGTCAAGATCAGGACCGCACCGCTGTCCACGGACAAGAAGTTCTCCGTGAAGCTGGAGAACACCAGCGCGGTCGGCGGGCGCGACGCTTCCGCGACCGCCGGCCTCTCCATGCCGCAGGGGCAGGAGATCGGCGCGGGAGCCAGGGACACCGTCGCCGTCGACGTCACCGCCGGCACGGCCGATGTGACGGACGCCGTGGTCTCGCTCGACGTCCCCGAGGGCTGGCAGACCACGCCGGCCGCGCCCGTGGACCGGATCCCGGCGGGCACCACCCGGCGCGTCGAGGTCCAGGTGGCCCCGGCGAAGGACGCCGAGGCGGGGGAGACCAGGATCACCGCACTCACGCGCTACCGGTCGGCGGGCGAGTCCCGTACGGCCGTGCGGCGCTTCGCCACCGCCGTGATGCCGGCTCCGCCCACCGGTGAGGCGTGGGCGAGCGACCTGGAGTGGCTCACCTCGTCCAACGGGTACGGACCGGCGGAGCGCGACCGCAGCAACGGCGAGTCGGGCGCGGCCGACGGACACCCGCTGACCCTGGCCGGGAAGGTGTACGAGAAGGGGATCGGCACCCACGCCGACTCCGACATCGAGGTCTATCTCGGCGGACACTGCTCGAAGTTCACCGCCGAGGCAGGGATCGACGACGAGATCAACGGCTACGGCGAGGTGGCGTTCTCCGTCGAGGCGGACGGCAAGGTGCTGTGGACCTCGCCGAAGGTGACCGGTGCTTCGGCGACGGTGCCGGTCGACGTGCCGCTCGACGGTGCGCGGCACGTGCGTCTGAAGGTCACGGACACCAACGGGTCCAAGACCGGTGACCACGGGGACTGGGGCGCGGCGCGCTTCGTCTGTTCCTGA
- a CDS encoding DUF3090 domain-containing protein, whose protein sequence is MSRQVFLYDPPDRFVAGTVGLPGRRTFFLQASSGGRVTSVALEKTQVAALAERVDELLDEVVRRTGGNSPVPAVAPMDVTDTAPLDAPVEEEFRVGTMALAWDGEEQRMIVEAQALVELDADSVEDLAEAEERLLQDEENGPPMLRVRLSGAQARAFAKRALDVVNAGRPPCPLCSLPLDPEGHVCPRQNGYRRGA, encoded by the coding sequence GTGTCCCGTCAGGTGTTCCTCTACGACCCCCCGGACCGCTTCGTGGCCGGCACGGTCGGGCTGCCTGGACGTCGTACGTTCTTCCTGCAGGCATCCTCAGGCGGACGTGTCACCAGCGTTGCCCTGGAGAAGACCCAAGTCGCCGCGCTCGCCGAGCGGGTCGACGAACTGCTCGACGAAGTGGTGCGGCGCACCGGCGGGAATTCGCCGGTGCCGGCCGTGGCCCCGATGGACGTCACCGACACCGCCCCGCTCGACGCCCCCGTCGAGGAGGAGTTCCGGGTCGGCACCATGGCGCTCGCCTGGGACGGCGAGGAACAGCGCATGATCGTCGAGGCGCAGGCCCTGGTCGAACTGGACGCGGACTCCGTCGAGGACCTCGCGGAGGCCGAGGAGCGGCTGCTCCAGGACGAGGAGAACGGCCCGCCGATGCTCCGGGTCCGGCTCAGCGGCGCCCAGGCCAGGGCCTTCGCCAAACGCGCCCTGGACGTCGTGAACGCCGGCCGCCCCCCGTGCCCGCTGTGCAGCCTGCCGCTCGACCCGGAAGGACACGTATGCCCGCGCCAGAACGGATACCGTCGCGGCGCCTGA
- a CDS encoding SCO1664 family protein — MPAPERIPSRRLSDDGLITLLGKGKLTVLGQVRGASNAVLYCSVAYEGEEAHCVYKPVAGEQPLWDFPDGTLAQREVAAYEVSEVTGWGLVPPTVLRDGPYGEGMCQLWIEAAPQEEGTPGLLALVEDEEPGEGWKPVVLAEVGEGRTALLVHADDPRLRRLAVLDAVINNGDRRGGHLLPAPDGRLYGIDHGVTFNADDKLRTLLWGWAGEPLPAEAVEVLDRLAAELEPGAALVTRLGELITAAEIEALRARVAALRGTGLHREPSGEWPAIPWPPV, encoded by the coding sequence ATGCCCGCGCCAGAACGGATACCGTCGCGGCGCCTGAGCGACGACGGGCTGATCACCCTGCTCGGCAAGGGAAAGCTCACGGTCCTCGGACAGGTCCGGGGGGCCTCCAACGCGGTGCTCTACTGCTCGGTCGCGTACGAGGGCGAGGAGGCGCACTGCGTCTACAAGCCGGTGGCGGGCGAGCAGCCCCTGTGGGACTTCCCCGACGGCACCCTCGCCCAGCGCGAGGTGGCCGCCTACGAGGTGTCCGAGGTGACGGGGTGGGGCCTGGTGCCCCCGACCGTGCTGCGGGACGGGCCGTACGGCGAGGGCATGTGCCAGCTCTGGATCGAGGCGGCGCCGCAGGAAGAGGGCACGCCCGGGCTGCTCGCGCTCGTCGAGGACGAGGAGCCGGGCGAGGGCTGGAAGCCTGTTGTGCTCGCCGAGGTGGGGGAGGGGAGGACGGCGTTGCTGGTGCACGCCGACGATCCCCGGCTGCGCCGGCTCGCGGTGCTCGACGCCGTGATCAACAACGGCGACCGCAGGGGTGGCCACCTGCTGCCCGCGCCCGACGGCCGGCTGTACGGCATCGATCACGGTGTGACCTTCAACGCGGACGACAAACTGCGCACGCTGCTGTGGGGCTGGGCGGGGGAGCCGCTGCCGGCGGAGGCCGTCGAGGTGCTGGACCGGCTTGCCGCGGAGCTGGAGCCGGGGGCCGCGCTGGTCACCCGGCTGGGGGAACTGATCACGGCCGCGGAGATCGAGGCCCTGAGGGCCCGTGTGGCGGCGCTGCGGGGCACGGGGCTGCATCGCGAGCCGAGCGGCGAGTGGCCCGCCATCCCGTGGCCACCGGTGTGA
- a CDS encoding PAC2 family protein, with product MIELEGVPELIDPVMVAAFEGWNDAGDAASTAVAHLDREWKGEVFAALDAEDYYDFQVNRPTVFLDGGVRKITWPTTRLSVVRIGGDKPRDLVLVRGIEPSMRWRSFCNEILGFAHELGVEMVVVLGALLGDTPHTRPVPVSGVTSDPDLARTMDLEETKYEGPTGIVGILQEACTHAGVPAVSLWAAVPHYVSQPPNPKATLALLNRLEDLIGLRIPLGELPEDARAWQLGVDQLASEDSEVAEYVQTLEEARDTAELPEASGEAIAREFERYLRRRDPGPGQAPGGHATESGEGSYLRDPSSGRARPPKPPRPETGPGKGSPPAGGSAGSVPPDDSSDDSPDDSSED from the coding sequence GTGATCGAGCTCGAGGGGGTTCCCGAGCTGATCGACCCGGTCATGGTGGCCGCGTTCGAGGGGTGGAACGACGCAGGTGACGCCGCCTCCACGGCGGTCGCGCATCTGGACCGGGAGTGGAAGGGCGAAGTGTTCGCGGCGCTGGACGCCGAGGACTACTACGACTTCCAGGTCAACCGCCCGACCGTCTTTCTGGACGGCGGGGTACGCAAGATCACCTGGCCGACCACCAGGCTCTCCGTGGTCCGTATCGGCGGCGACAAGCCACGCGATCTCGTCCTGGTCCGGGGCATCGAGCCGTCGATGCGCTGGCGCTCGTTCTGCAACGAGATCCTGGGATTCGCCCATGAACTGGGTGTCGAGATGGTGGTGGTGCTCGGTGCGCTGCTCGGCGACACCCCGCACACCCGGCCGGTGCCGGTCAGCGGTGTCACCTCCGACCCGGATCTGGCGCGGACCATGGACCTGGAAGAGACCAAGTACGAGGGGCCGACCGGCATCGTCGGCATCCTCCAGGAGGCGTGCACGCACGCGGGTGTGCCGGCGGTGAGCCTGTGGGCGGCGGTGCCGCACTACGTCTCGCAGCCGCCCAACCCGAAGGCCACCCTGGCGCTGCTGAACCGCCTGGAGGACCTCATCGGGCTGCGCATCCCGCTGGGTGAACTGCCCGAGGACGCACGTGCCTGGCAGCTCGGGGTGGACCAACTGGCCTCCGAGGACAGTGAGGTGGCGGAGTACGTGCAGACGCTGGAGGAGGCCCGGGACACCGCGGAGCTGCCCGAGGCGAGCGGTGAGGCCATCGCCCGGGAGTTCGAGCGCTATCTGCGACGCCGGGATCCCGGCCCCGGCCAGGCTCCGGGCGGGCACGCCACGGAGAGCGGCGAAGGCTCGTATCTGCGGGACCCGTCGAGCGGCCGGGCCAGGCCGCCGAAGCCGCCCAGGCCGGAGACCGGCCCCGGAAAGGGCTCCCCGCCGGCCGGTGGTTCCGCAGGCAGCGTGCCGCCGGACGATTCGTCGGACGACTCGCCGGACGACTCCTCGGAGGACTGA
- the mshC gene encoding cysteine--1-D-myo-inosityl 2-amino-2-deoxy-alpha-D-glucopyranoside ligase: protein MHAWPASEVPALPGKGRDLRIHDTATGGRITLDPGPVARIYVCGITPYDATHMGHAATYNAFDLVQRVWLDTKRQVHYVQNVTDVDDPLLERAVRDGQDWTELAERETALFREDMTALRMLPPQHYIGAVEAIPGIVPLVERLRDAGAAYELDGDVYFSVDTDPHFGEVSNLDAEAMRLLSAERGGDPDRPGKKNPLDPMLWMAAREGEPSWDGASLGAGRPGWHIECVAIALDHLGMGFDIQGGGSDLAFPHHEMGASHAQVLTGEHPFAQAYVHAGMVALDGEKMSKSRGNLVFVSVLRRDGVDPAAIRLALLSHHYRSDWEWTDQVLADAVERLARWRAAVSRPDGLSADALVEEVRAALADDLDAPAALAAVDRWAERQTAEGGTDEGAPGLVSRTVDALLGVAL, encoded by the coding sequence ATGCATGCCTGGCCCGCTTCTGAGGTCCCCGCCCTGCCTGGCAAGGGCCGCGACCTTCGGATCCACGACACCGCGACCGGCGGACGGATCACCCTTGACCCCGGTCCCGTCGCCCGCATCTATGTCTGCGGCATCACGCCGTACGACGCGACCCACATGGGTCATGCGGCGACCTACAACGCGTTCGACCTCGTTCAGCGCGTGTGGCTCGACACCAAGCGGCAGGTTCACTATGTCCAGAACGTGACCGACGTGGACGACCCCTTGCTGGAGCGGGCCGTGCGCGACGGACAGGACTGGACCGAGCTCGCCGAGCGCGAGACGGCCCTGTTCCGTGAGGACATGACTGCCCTGCGCATGCTCCCGCCGCAGCACTACATCGGAGCCGTCGAGGCGATACCCGGCATCGTGCCGCTCGTCGAACGGCTCCGGGACGCGGGTGCCGCCTACGAACTCGACGGCGATGTGTACTTCTCCGTCGACACCGACCCGCACTTCGGCGAGGTCTCCAACCTCGACGCCGAAGCGATGCGGCTGCTCTCCGCCGAACGCGGAGGCGACCCGGACCGCCCGGGCAAGAAGAACCCGCTCGACCCGATGCTCTGGATGGCCGCCCGTGAGGGCGAGCCGAGCTGGGACGGCGCCTCGCTCGGTGCCGGCCGGCCCGGCTGGCACATCGAGTGCGTGGCCATCGCCCTGGACCACCTCGGCATGGGCTTCGACATCCAGGGAGGCGGCTCCGACCTAGCCTTCCCGCACCACGAGATGGGTGCCTCGCACGCCCAGGTGCTGACCGGCGAGCACCCGTTCGCCCAGGCGTACGTGCACGCCGGCATGGTCGCCCTGGACGGCGAGAAGATGTCCAAGTCCCGGGGCAACCTGGTGTTCGTCTCGGTGCTGCGCCGCGACGGCGTGGACCCGGCGGCGATCCGCCTCGCGCTGCTCTCGCACCACTACCGCTCCGACTGGGAGTGGACCGACCAGGTGCTCGCCGACGCGGTGGAGCGACTCGCACGGTGGCGCGCCGCCGTCTCCCGGCCCGACGGGCTGTCCGCCGACGCCCTGGTGGAGGAGGTCCGCGCGGCCCTCGCCGACGACCTGGACGCCCCGGCGGCGCTGGCCGCCGTGGACCGCTGGGCCGAGCGGCAGACCGCCGAGGGCGGGACGGACGAGGGAGCGCCGGGACTCGTCTCGCGCACCGTCGACGCCCTGCTCGGTGTCGCGCTGTAA
- a CDS encoding histidine phosphatase family protein → MPTLILVRHGRSTANTSGVLAGRTPGVALDERGTEQAAALPGRLAALPLAAVVSSPLQRCRETLGPLLAARPELTLHTEERISECDYGDWSGRKLAELTDEPLMKVVQQHPSAAAFPGGESMRAMQARAVDAVRDWNARIEEEHGENAVYVMCSHGDIIKSLVADALGMHLDLFQRVHADPCSVTAIRYTRLRPFLLRLGDTGDLASLAPSEPAPDASAGKGGGEEDATVGGGAGAP, encoded by the coding sequence ATGCCGACCTTGATCCTCGTACGCCACGGACGCTCCACCGCCAACACGTCCGGGGTGCTCGCGGGCCGTACCCCCGGTGTCGCACTCGACGAGCGCGGCACCGAGCAGGCCGCCGCGCTCCCCGGGCGGCTGGCCGCCCTGCCCCTCGCCGCCGTCGTCAGCAGCCCCCTGCAGCGCTGTCGGGAGACCCTAGGGCCGCTGCTCGCCGCCCGGCCGGAACTGACGCTCCACACCGAGGAGCGGATCAGCGAGTGCGACTACGGGGACTGGTCCGGGCGCAAGCTCGCCGAGCTGACCGACGAGCCGCTGATGAAGGTCGTGCAGCAGCATCCGTCCGCCGCGGCGTTCCCCGGCGGCGAGTCGATGCGGGCGATGCAGGCACGCGCCGTCGACGCGGTACGGGACTGGAACGCGAGGATCGAGGAGGAGCACGGTGAGAACGCCGTCTACGTCATGTGCTCCCACGGCGACATCATCAAGTCCCTGGTCGCCGACGCCCTCGGCATGCATCTGGACCTCTTCCAGCGCGTCCACGCCGACCCGTGTTCCGTCACCGCGATCCGCTACACCAGGCTCCGCCCGTTCCTGCTGCGCCTGGGTGACACCGGCGATCTGGCCTCCCTGGCACCGAGTGAACCGGCCCCCGACGCGAGCGCCGGGAAGGGCGGCGGCGAGGAGGACGCGACGGTCGGGGGCGGCGCTGGGGCACCGTGA
- a CDS encoding ferritin-like domain-containing protein has product MLSAKNLFQEMLDDDEAFRLFCSIAASGESQGGWENGRIAALVPASQRALAPKIARHGADEDKHGRIFNALLRKRGLTAVPVPHETDYTMLLEKHGIGLAHEQLGREEPLTERDIITYLAHSRVTEQRASEQMRLLRKHFADHPDLGRAVRMISNDEDNHLAYCHEELLRFAAAGHGRTIQHILRECALAEIRVYRDVSLAVMDHMGRVLGWSRARAAVLAAGIHAVHAYERLLGWRRMVSLAPPERRDALGGPAVPAPEFA; this is encoded by the coding sequence ATGCTCTCAGCGAAGAACCTGTTTCAGGAGATGCTCGACGACGACGAGGCGTTCCGGCTGTTCTGCTCCATCGCTGCCAGCGGGGAATCCCAGGGCGGCTGGGAGAACGGCCGCATCGCCGCGCTCGTGCCCGCGAGCCAGCGCGCGCTCGCCCCGAAGATCGCCCGGCACGGCGCCGACGAGGACAAGCACGGGCGGATCTTCAACGCCCTGCTGAGGAAGCGCGGTCTGACCGCCGTCCCGGTCCCGCACGAGACCGACTACACGATGCTGCTGGAGAAGCACGGCATCGGACTCGCCCACGAGCAGCTGGGGCGCGAGGAGCCGCTCACCGAGCGCGACATCATCACCTACCTCGCCCACAGCCGGGTCACGGAACAACGAGCCTCCGAGCAGATGCGGCTGCTGCGCAAGCACTTCGCCGACCACCCCGACCTGGGCCGCGCGGTCAGGATGATCTCCAACGACGAGGACAACCACCTCGCGTACTGCCACGAGGAGCTCCTGCGCTTCGCCGCGGCGGGGCACGGACGGACGATCCAGCACATCCTGCGTGAGTGCGCCCTCGCCGAGATCCGGGTCTACCGCGATGTCAGCCTGGCCGTGATGGATCACATGGGCCGCGTCCTCGGCTGGTCCCGGGCGAGGGCCGCGGTGCTGGCGGCGGGGATCCACGCCGTCCACGCGTACGAGCGGCTCCTCGGCTGGCGGCGCATGGTCAGCCTGGCGCCTCCCGAGCGGCGGGACGCGCTGGGCGGGCCGGCCGTACCGGCACCCGAGTTCGCCTGA
- the corA gene encoding magnesium/cobalt transporter CorA: MIVDCAIYRDGRRTDGPADFSDALDEARASGDAFLWIGLHEPTEKEFELVSSEFGLHPLAVEDALSAHQRPKLEVYDDSLFAVIKPIVYEHESDSVSADELMVFIGDSFVVTVRHGEGAPLAAVRRRLEAEVDVLKHGPTAVLYAISDAIVDHYIDVAGELQVDLEELETQVFAPSGTGDSKNTAARIYTFKRQVLEFRRATVPLAVPMARLASAGVPFVHEHSQPFFRDVQDHLTRANEQVEGLDRLLSDILSAHLAQMGVRQNDDMRKISAWAAMAAVPTMVAGIYGMNFEHMPELRWVWAYPAVVLLMAGAVIGLYRQFKRRGWL; this comes from the coding sequence GTGATCGTGGACTGCGCCATTTACCGGGACGGACGCCGCACCGACGGACCCGCCGACTTCTCCGATGCCCTCGACGAGGCGCGGGCCAGCGGTGACGCGTTCCTGTGGATCGGCCTGCACGAGCCGACGGAGAAGGAGTTCGAGCTGGTGAGCAGCGAGTTCGGGCTGCATCCGCTGGCGGTGGAGGACGCCCTGTCGGCGCACCAGCGTCCCAAGCTGGAGGTGTACGACGACTCGCTGTTCGCGGTGATCAAGCCGATCGTGTACGAGCACGAGAGCGACTCGGTCAGCGCGGACGAACTGATGGTGTTCATAGGCGACTCGTTCGTGGTGACGGTCCGGCACGGTGAGGGCGCGCCCCTGGCCGCGGTCCGCCGTCGGCTGGAGGCCGAGGTCGATGTGCTCAAGCACGGGCCCACGGCGGTCCTGTACGCGATCAGCGACGCGATCGTGGACCACTACATCGATGTCGCGGGTGAGCTCCAGGTCGACCTGGAGGAGCTGGAGACGCAGGTCTTCGCGCCGAGCGGGACGGGCGATTCCAAGAACACCGCGGCCCGCATCTACACCTTCAAGCGCCAGGTGCTGGAGTTCCGCCGGGCGACGGTCCCGCTGGCCGTGCCGATGGCCCGGCTGGCCAGCGCCGGGGTGCCGTTCGTCCACGAGCACTCGCAGCCGTTCTTCCGGGACGTCCAGGACCATCTGACGCGCGCCAACGAGCAGGTGGAGGGGCTGGACCGGCTGCTCTCGGACATCCTGTCGGCGCATCTCGCGCAGATGGGGGTGCGGCAGAACGACGACATGCGCAAGATCTCGGCCTGGGCGGCGATGGCAGCCGTGCCCACCATGGTCGCGGGGATCTACGGCATGAACTTCGAGCACATGCCCGAGCTGCGGTGGGTCTGGGCGTACCCGGCGGTCGTCCTGCTGATGGCGGGCGCGGTCATCGGCCTGTACCGCCAGTTCAAGCGCCGCGGCTGGCTCTGA